TTTATTTCACCCAGACTAATACGGGCCCTTAATCCAGAGATGGTGTTGATGAAAAATTTGATCTTAGAGAGAGATTCCTCTAGTTTTTCCTTTTCATCACGATTAGCCAGATCCAAGAATTGTCTGTGCCAGGATTCGCCACCCAGGGCTTCCACTATCTCCTGTACCTGACTCTCCATTAAAGCTATTTGGGAAGTTTCAGTCATCTCAGCAGGGCTGATGTAGGAATAATAAAGGGTCTGAATTTCTGATTTCATTTTCCCAGCAGATGCCAAGGCCTGTTTTTTATTCCATTTACCCTTAAGGGTGGATCCTTCAATAGTTCGGATGAAGAGTTCTATTGATTTTTCTGCCACCATTAGTCGGTAGTCTTTGCTTGTATCCCACATAAAAACACCATTTATAATTATAAAAATTTTATCCAGTTGAAAATTGAACTCATAATTGAATAAACCAATAATTGGATAATTATGGTATATATTTTAATAAACAAGGGTAAAAAACCCTATTTCACTTATTAACAACCTTATAGACCTAAATCATCTCTTAACATCCTCATTTTTCCCTAATTCATAGAATTTAATACCAGTAATCTGAAGATTTATTTGAAATTTTATTTATAATTTTAATAAGACCTGATAATTAGGAGAATTAACTTAAATATTTCATGATTAAATAACGTTTCTTTAGAAATATTTAAGTAGAGGGAAGGTTTAAATTTAATTTAATTAACGGTGCACCTAAATATGTGTGATGAGTTTCAAAAGACCAATGGGTATGTGCCAAAAAATGAGAGGTGGAAAGAATGGTGGAATTAACAAATCTGTACAACTTAGATGTATACACCACCCGTGGAAAGTATGTGGGCCGCATCCAGGATGTAATTTTAAACATTAAAAAGGGAAGGGTTTCAACATTAAAAGCTGTTGCCATGAACCCTGACAAAAAAACAGTGGGTATTAAAGACGTAATAACCAAAAGTATACGAATAGTTCCTGAAGGAGATGAAATCAGACCTTTAAAGGAAGAAGGAACCGTAGAAATACCCTACGACAGAGTTCAAGCCGTGGGCGATATTTTACTTATCAGTCCTGAAATAAAAGAATCCCCTTCAGCCGTGACTACGGAGACTTAGATTTAGATGAGAGTTGGTATCCTGGGGTGCGGTGCCATAGCTAACATTATAACAAATTTTGCAATGGAAGGAAAGCTTGGCGTTGACATAAAATTTTTTTACGACCGGGACATGGAAAGAGCCGAAAACCTTGCATCCCAAGTGGATGGAAGGGTGGTTCTGGACATGGAGGACATGCTAAGCCAGGTGGATCTGGTAATTGAAGCAGCTTCCCCCCTAGCTGTAGAAGAAATGGTCCCAACCATCCTAAAAGAGGGTAAAGATGTAATCATTATGAGCGTTGGAGGCCTGATGGACTTAGAAGTAAGATCAAAGCTTCAAAAATTAGCCAAAGAAAATAATTGCAGGATATACGCCCCTTCAGGTGCTATAGTAGGTTTGGATGGGATAAAAACTGCTTCTTTAGGGAAAATCCAGAGGATCACCCTGGTTACCAGGAAACCGCCACGTTCACTGGGAATTACCACGGAAAAAGAAACCATTCTTTACCAGGGAAAAGCCAGCGAAGCCGTGAAAAAATTCCCTTTAAACATAAATGTAGCCGCCACAGTAAGTATTGCAGCGGGCCGTGACATAGAAGTTAAAATCATTGCCGATCCCCAGGTTGATCGGAACATGCACGAATTGGAAGTTGTGGGAGACTTTGGAGAATTCCACACCATAACCAGCAACCTTCGCTGCTCCATGAATCCAAAAACAAGTGTTTTGGCCGCTTATTCCGCAATTAAGCTTCTTAACAGCCTTAATGAAAACTTGCTGGTGGGAACTTGAATTTCTGCCTTTGATATTTCATTTTATTTTTATAATTATTAATTAATTTGGTATTAGTTACTAATACATGATAATTGACTAAAATAGCTTACAAAAAAACAAAATCTGTTTAAGAGAAAAATTTTTTTGCTGATTATGATGAAGGAATGTGAAATATTTTCCAGTTTGAAAGTTCCATGCTCTTCAAAAGTTGTTGTTAGGCTTGATGGTAGGAATTTCTCACAATTATCCCGTAAACTGGGGTTTGAAAAACCATACGATCTAGATTTTGTTAAGGTCATTTCAAAGGCCGCTTGCCATTTATTTGCAGAGTTCAGTCCCAGATTCATATACATTTTTTCCGATGAACTTAGCTTGCTCTTGAAAGAGACACCCTTTGCAGGCAGGGTGGAAAAAATAGATTCTGTTATGGCCAGTTTCATGAGCAGTGCATTCACCTGGAATATGATGGGTAAAAATAAATATCTAACTGTTTTAAAAGAAATCAAACCCATTTCATTTGATGCACGAGTGATTCCTCTTTCTGATAAAGGAGTTATTGAATATTTCAAAGAAAGACAAATGGAAGCATGGAGGAACTGTCTTAATGGGTATGCATACTGGACCTTGAGAGAAGAACACTCCAAAAGTAAAGCCATGAAAATTCTGCATAAAAAGAAAAGTAGCCAGTTGCATGATCTTCTATTTGAAAGAGACATTAATCTTGCCCAGGTACCTTCCTGGCAAAGAAGAGGTATTGGAATCTACAAAAAAACAATTGAAATTGAAGGTTTAAATCCTTTAACCCATGAAAAAGTAACCTCCCTTAGGAAGAAAATTTTCCTAGATTGTGATCTGCCTATTTTTGATGAGGAGTTTTTTCACAACCATGAATTAATATGATGCTGGAGATGCCTTCTTTCTGGTGAAACCAGTTCTTGTGACTTTTATATGTAATAATCTCAAAATTTATCTCATAATTTAATGGCAATCATTATTAAATTGTTCATTATACTACCATTATAGTAATATATATCAGACCTTGCTACTTTAAACGAATAAAAAAAGAAAATCCTGATTGATTATATGACTATAAAAGATGGTTGGATAGACAAGATAATGAGTTTCATCCTGGGAAATCGGGATAAAAATTTCCATGAAATCCTGGTGGACCGGGAAGTAGTAGATGAAATAATACAAATAGCCAGACAATCTCATCCGCTTGAATTCGTAGCCATGCTGGAGGGAGGGATTGAAAATGGAGTTTTGAAGATAGATGGTCTGGTATTTTCATCTGGTGACCGTTCAAACCAAGGTGCAGTGATAAATACCTTCATGATTCCCATCACCACCCGTACTGTAGGTTCAGTGCATAGCCATCCGGGTCCCAGTGCCAGCCCTTCCCCTGCAGATCTGCAACTTTTTGCCAAAAAAGGTTTTTTTCATATTATCATTGCCCAACCCTATATTGAAGAAAGTATGGTTGGTTATGATACCTTTGGAGAGATAATAAATTATCGCATAGTCTAGATTTAGAACAGGATTTGATAATACAATTAGCCCGATACTAAGAATATCAACTTAAGGTCAACTAAAGATTAAAGCAATGGAATGTAATGATTAAATGTCCAGCTCAATTTTACGAATTAAATTGTGGAATTTGATTTTTGTTTAAACTTAATCCCATCTCGCTTCAATTAAAGCCTTAAATAAAATGAGTAGCTGAATTAATGGATAAAATGACCTATTATAAGCATAGAGGCTAAAGGAAATAATAAATAAAATAAATTAGAAAAATGGGTATCTCAATAAAAATTAAGAAATAATTAATTGAAATCTCTTCTATAGTGCAATAGCCACTGCATCGTAGACATGGGGCAGTGCTTTAAGGGCATCTTCCACTTCTTTTGAAACTTTCTGATCTACTTTGAGAACCATTACTGCTTCTCCACCTGGTTTCTGTCTTCCAACCTGCATTTTAGCTATGTTAATTTTGTGTTCGCCCAGTTTTGTGCCAATTGAACCGATTATGCCTGGAATATCTTTGTAACGGGCTATGATCATGGTTCCTTCAGTTTTCACGTTAACCTGATAACCATTAATCCTCACGATTTTAGGTTCCCTACCTAAGAAACCTTCAATACTCACCTGGTTACCATCAGATTTCACTTCAATACTTATAAGATTCTTGTATCCCTTAGCATCACTTCTTTTACCCTCAGTTATTATCACCCCCCTATTTTCAGCCACGGCAGGCGCGTTAACCAAGTTTACGGGTTCAGTGAGTATGGGGTTCAGTATTTCCTGGAGCAATATGCGGGTAAGTATATCATGTTTAGGGATCTCCGCCAGTTCACCGCAGTATGTAACCTCCAATTCATTGATGTTGCCCTCTGCAGTTTGTATTAGGAATTTACCCAGTTTTTCTACCAGTTTGAAATAAGGT
This is a stretch of genomic DNA from Methanobacteriaceae archaeon. It encodes these proteins:
- a CDS encoding tRNA-binding protein, with the translated sequence MWDTSKDYRLMVAEKSIELFIRTIEGSTLKGKWNKKQALASAGKMKSEIQTLYYSYISPAEMTETSQIALMESQVQEIVEALGGESWHRQFLDLANRDEKEKLEESLSKIKFFINTISGLRARISLGEINDPVMGIDIKKGEILSVSKHPHADQLLVCNVNLQERAITVVTNDMEVKEKNQVAVALLPPEVFMGITSEGMFLGDNEGILKDVKGDLGRIPQGIPLDALNETRNLVEKFLE
- a CDS encoding Mov34/MPN/PAD-1 family protein; translated protein: MTIKDGWIDKIMSFILGNRDKNFHEILVDREVVDEIIQIARQSHPLEFVAMLEGGIENGVLKIDGLVFSSGDRSNQGAVINTFMIPITTRTVGSVHSHPGPSASPSPADLQLFAKKGFFHIIIAQPYIEESMVGYDTFGEIINYRIV
- a CDS encoding guanylyltransferase; this encodes MKECEIFSSLKVPCSSKVVVRLDGRNFSQLSRKLGFEKPYDLDFVKVISKAACHLFAEFSPRFIYIFSDELSLLLKETPFAGRVEKIDSVMASFMSSAFTWNMMGKNKYLTVLKEIKPISFDARVIPLSDKGVIEYFKERQMEAWRNCLNGYAYWTLREEHSKSKAMKILHKKKSSQLHDLLFERDINLAQVPSWQRRGIGIYKKTIEIEGLNPLTHEKVTSLRKKIFLDCDLPIFDEEFFHNHELI
- a CDS encoding aspartate dehydrogenase, which translates into the protein MRVGILGCGAIANIITNFAMEGKLGVDIKFFYDRDMERAENLASQVDGRVVLDMEDMLSQVDLVIEAASPLAVEEMVPTILKEGKDVIIMSVGGLMDLEVRSKLQKLAKENNCRIYAPSGAIVGLDGIKTASLGKIQRITLVTRKPPRSLGITTEKETILYQGKASEAVKKFPLNINVAATVSIAAGRDIEVKIIADPQVDRNMHELEVVGDFGEFHTITSNLRCSMNPKTSVLAAYSAIKLLNSLNENLLVGT
- a CDS encoding PRC-barrel domain-containing protein: MVELTNLYNLDVYTTRGKYVGRIQDVILNIKKGRVSTLKAVAMNPDKKTVGIKDVITKSIRIVPEGDEIRPLKEEGTVEIPYDRVQAVGDILLISPEIKESPSAVTTET